One Mercurialis annua linkage group LG3, ddMerAnnu1.2, whole genome shotgun sequence DNA window includes the following coding sequences:
- the LOC126675148 gene encoding glutathione S-transferase T3-like, with amino-acid sequence MEETLHLNGKRGKSFTLNQDIIICRSWMTITQDPIVGNLQSSNNFWDRVLDNYMKIGNDQSVRSRNSLQSRWGIILRSCNKFHGYLTQVENRKQSGMTQVDLVLQAKLLYVELENKKFAFEHCWEILQESIKWQDSTLQKKKSSSMNATSDFKHPSCPSEILEKPISLDSNNDVNESNSERPIGRKAEKESRKKSKVVDTSNSRLCDLMSEFNKQTVETQQRRALAEERKLKVLEEANDRERKKTEIELKIMMDKYEREQQEKDDKIMIMDTSNMDSVTKAYYEHRKAQILSKLTTPTNIESDSYAPLPPSPTQNWF; translated from the exons atggaagAAACACTTCATCTTAATGGAAAGCGTGGAAAATCTTTTACTCTCAATCAAGATATAATTATATGTCGTTCTTGGATGACCATTACCCAAGATCCAATTGTGGGTAATTTGCAATCATCAAATAATTTTTGGGATAGGGTGTTGGATAATTACATGAAGATTGGCAATGATCAAAGCGTACGATCAAGAAATTCACTTCAATCTCGTTGGGGAATAATCTTAAGAAGTTGCAACAAGTTTCATGGATATCTCACTCAAGTTGAAAACAGAAAACAAAGTGGAATGACCCAAGTTGATTTG GTGCTGCAAGCAAAATTGTTGTATGTGGAACTTGAGAATAAGAAATTTGCATTTGAACATTGTTGGGAAATTTTGCAAGAAAGCATAAAGTGGCAGGATTCAACTTtacagaaaaagaaaagttcTTCAATGAATGCTACAAGTGATTTTAAGCATCCATCTTGTCCTTCCGAAATTTTAGAAAAGCCTATTTCTCTAGACTCCAACAATGATGTTAATGAATCAAATTCTGAAAGACCAATTGGAAGAAAAGCTGAAAAAGAGTCTCGAAAGAAAAGTAAGGTTGTTGATACTTCTAACTCCCGTTTATGTGATTTGATGAGTGAGTTTAACAAACAAACAGTTGAGACTCAACAACGAAGAGCGTTGGCTGAAGAACGAAAACTAAAAGTATTGGAAGAGGCCAATGACAGAGAGCGTAAAAAGACAGAAATAGAACTGAAAATAATGATGGACAAATATGAAAGGGAACAACAAGAGAaagatgataaaattatgataatggaCACCTCTAATATGGATTCTGTTACAAAAGCTTATTATGAGCATCGCAAGGCTCAAATTTTATCCAAGCTAACTACGCCAACCAACATCGAGTCAGACTCTTATGCTCCTTTGCCACCTTCTCCAACACAAAATTGGTTTTAG
- the LOC126675567 gene encoding uncharacterized protein LOC126675567 → MNRSLFLHILNAIQQYDDYFVQKNDGLGRAGLSGLQKMTAAIRMLAYGVSADCVDEYVRIGESTTIESLKKFCQAIINVFEKEYLRSPTNEDISRLLKEGEKRGFPGMLGSLDCMHWQWKNCPSAWHGQFTGHVQNPTIILEAVASYDLWIWHAFFGMPGSHNDINVLDRSPLFSELAEGRAPAANYNLNGHNYTMGYYLADGIYPKWATIVQSISQPQGLKNKLF, encoded by the coding sequence ATGAATCGGTCTCTATTTCTTCACATATTGAATGCAATTCAACAATATGATGATTACTTTGTACAAAAAAATGATGGGTTAGGCAGGGCAGGGTTATCTGGTCTTCAAAAAATGACAGCAGCCATTAGGATGTTAGCGTATGGTGTGTCCGCTGATTGTGTTGACGAGTATGTACGAATAGGAGAAAGCACAACAATTGAATCTCTGAAAAAATTTTGTCAAGCAATTATCAATGTTTTTGAAAAAGAATATTTACGATCGCCTACAAATGAAGATATTTCAAGATTACTAAAAGAGGGCGAGAAACGTGGATTTCCTGGTATGTTGGGCAGTTTAGACTGCATGCATTGGCAATGGAAGAATTGTCCTAGTGCGTGGCATGGGCAATTTACTGGACATGTCCAAAATCCGACAATTATACTTGAGGCAGTGGCTTCGTATGATCTGTGGATATGGCATGCCTTTTTTGGAATGCCTGGGTCTCATAATGATATTAATGTTCTTGATCGATCTCCTTTATTTTCAGAACTAGCTGAAGGACGTGCTCCGGCTGCTAACTACAACTTGAATGGCCACAACTACACTATGGGATATTATCTTGCCGATGGAATTTATCCTAAATGGGCAACAATAGTTCAGTCAATTTCACAACCTCaaggtttaaaaaataaattattttaa
- the LOC126672808 gene encoding uncharacterized protein LOC126672808, giving the protein MDTILNKILKGQMEDDSSDEEDEKAKLAWLIASDSLTIKTKSELAEGRAPAANYNLNGHNYTMGYYLADGIYPKWATIVQSISQPQGLKNKIFSTKQEACRKDVERAFGVLQARFAIVKGPARFWNRKDLGFIMKACIILHNMIIEDEYDQPMNFEYDASELSPSIQVSHEPTLRFHEFIARHLKIRSSELHFNLRNDLIEHLWEQYGHEDS; this is encoded by the exons ATGGATACtatattaaacaaaattttaaaaggacAGATGGAAGATGATTCATccgatgaagaagatgaaaaagCTAAATTGGCTTGGCTCATTGCATCAGATAGCTTAACCATAAAAACTAAATCTG AACTAGCTGAAGGACGTGCTCCGGCTGCTAACTACAACTTGAATGGCCACAACTACACTATGGGATATTATCTTGCCGATGGAATTTATCCTAAATGGGCAACAATAGTTCAGTCAATTTCACAACCTCaaggtttaaaaaataaaatattttcaaccaAGCAAGAAGCATGTAGAAAAGATGTTGAAAGAGCATTCGGAGTACTTCAAGCAAGGTTTGCGATTGTCAAAGGACCTGCACGATTTTGGAACCGTAAGGATTTGGGATTCATTATGAAAGCTTGCATCATTTTACACAACATGATTATTGAAGATGAATATGATCAACCTATGAATTTTGAATATGATGCGTCAGAATTATCACCTTCAATTCAAGTGTCACATGAGCCTACACTTCGTTTTCATGAGTTTATTGCCCGTCATCTTAAGATTCGATCTTCTGAGCTGCATTTTAATCTACGAAATGATCTTATTGAACACTTGTGGGAACAATATGGACATGAAGATTCTTAA
- the LOC126675143 gene encoding uncharacterized protein LOC126675143: MTQVDLVLQAKLLYVELENKKFAFEHCWEILQESIKWQDSTLQKKKSSSMNATSDFQHPSCPSEILEKPISLDSNNDVNESNSERPIGRKAEKESRKKSKVVDTSNSRLCDLMSEFNKQTVETQQRRALAEERKLKVLEEANDRERKKTEIELKIMMDKYEREQQEKDDKIMIMDTSNMDSVTKAYYEHRKAQILSKLTTPTNIESDSYAPLPPSPTQNWF; this comes from the exons ATGACCCAAGTTGATTTG GTGCTGCAAGCAAAATTGTTGTATGTGGAACTTGAGAATAAGAAATTTGCATTTGAACATTGTTGGGAAATTTTGCAAGAAAGCATAAAGTGGCAGGATTCAACTTtacagaaaaagaaaagttcTTCAATGAATGCTACAAGTGATTTTCAGCATCCATCTTGTCCTTCCGAAATTTTAGAAAAGCCTATTTCTCTAGACTCCAACAATGATGTTAATGAATCAAATTCTGAAAGACCAATTGGAAGAAAAGCTGAAAAAGAGTCTCGAAAGAAAAGTAAGGTTGTTGATACTTCTAACTCCCGTTTATGTGATTTGATGAGTGAGTTTAACAAACAAACAGTTGAGACTCAACAACGAAGAGCGTTGGCTGAAGAACGAAAACTAAAAGTATTGGAAGAGGCCAATGACAGAGAGCGTAAAAAGACAGAAATAGAACTGAAAATAATGATGGACAAATATGAAAGGGAACAACAAGAGAaagatgataaaattatgataatggaCACCTCTAATATGGATTCTGTTACAAAAGCTTATTATGAGCATCGCAAGGCTCAAATTTTATCCAAGCTAACTACGCCAACCAACATCGAGTCAGACTCTTATGCTCCTTTGCCACCTTCTCCAACACAAAATTGGTTTTAG